The Photobacterium sanguinicancri genome includes the window ATAAGTTAATACCATCTGTTGCAAGAGCAGCCTCTGCGCTAAGACCTGAAAGAGTACTCCCAGCACCCACTAAGGAAGCAACGCCTGTCATGGTATCTATGGTGTAGAGGCTATCTTCGCCAGCATCGACGCCAAATAAGATGTCGCCCAGAAAAGTTAGCCCCTCAAGATCAAACCCCACTGAGCTGTTAAGAGAAGTTGCCGCACCTGTCATAAGATCAATGGTCCAAAGATCGTTAGAATCACCCGCGATAGCTAAACCACTAGTAGAAATAGCAAACCCCGGATTCCTAATATTAGTACCAAGTGCACCAACAGATGTACCGACACCTGTTGTTGTATCGATTGTGATGAGGGAATTGCTTGAATCATCGATACCGTAGAGCGTTGAGCCAAAAAATGAAATGCCTTCAACGTCACTAAAACCAACTGCGCCAACACTACCGATAACAGTACCCATCCCAGTCGCAAAATCAATG containing:
- a CDS encoding DUF4394 domain-containing protein, which codes for MTNCRSNLIKAAGLFAASIFASTAQSAPIGFGVDGDTTSSTLYTIDFATGMGTVIGSVGAVGFSDVEGISFFGSTLYGIDDSSNSLITIDTTTGVGTSVGALGTNIRNPGFAISTSGLAIAGDSNDLWTIDLMTGAATSLNSSVGFDLEGLTFLGDILFGVDAGEDSLYTIDTMTGVASLVGAGSTLSGLSAEAALATDGINLFAADDDGDYFKIDPLTGLATVITRNGTDVEGLTIRVPEPAALFGMGLLSLCLVRRKARS